One window of the Candidatus Tanganyikabacteria bacterium genome contains the following:
- the rpsF gene encoding 30S ribosomal protein S6, with the protein MQRDYESMYILRPNLEDEQVDAAVKKLEDFITKNGGSIVRHEKKGKKRLAYEVKDQKDGHYSLINFTLEPSQINELKRFFSLSEETVRYLILRQDEAGPVQPKPAVQPAQPPVEAAV; encoded by the coding sequence ATGCAACGCGACTACGAATCCATGTACATCCTCCGGCCAAACCTGGAGGACGAGCAGGTGGATGCCGCGGTGAAGAAGCTGGAAGACTTCATCACCAAGAATGGCGGCTCCATCGTCCGCCACGAGAAGAAGGGCAAGAAGCGCCTCGCCTACGAGGTCAAGGACCAGAAGGACGGGCACTACAGCCTGATCAACTTCACGCTCGAGCCGTCGCAAATCAACGAGCTCAAGCGATTCTTCTCCCTTTCGGAGGAGACCGTCCGGTACCTCATCCTCCGGCAGGACGAAGCGGGCCCGGTACAGCCCAAGCCAGCCGTGCAGCCGGCTCAGCCGCCCGTCGAGGCCGCCGTTTAA
- a CDS encoding single-stranded DNA-binding protein, protein MSLNHIVLVGVVDRPPEKRVSPEGVGTTSFKLKVLRPARAAGGDADEQGEPAAPGRGERFDYVPILALRRTADFAAELRAGETVAVEGRLETFQLPGEQYKNGVRVVAESVNRLGTAAPAGAPTSAAPAYAEPAAATVGAGHADDMQPDFDDSIPF, encoded by the coding sequence ATGTCGCTCAACCACATCGTCCTGGTCGGTGTCGTCGATCGCCCGCCCGAGAAGCGGGTCTCGCCGGAAGGCGTCGGCACGACGTCCTTCAAGCTCAAGGTGCTGCGGCCGGCCCGCGCGGCAGGCGGCGACGCCGACGAGCAGGGCGAGCCCGCGGCTCCCGGCCGAGGCGAGCGCTTCGACTACGTCCCCATCCTGGCGCTGCGCCGCACCGCCGACTTCGCGGCAGAACTGCGAGCTGGCGAGACCGTGGCGGTGGAGGGGCGACTGGAGACCTTCCAGCTTCCGGGCGAGCAGTACAAGAACGGCGTGCGCGTGGTAGCCGAGTCGGTAAACCGGCTCGGGACGGCTGCGCCGGCCGGCGCGCCGACCAGCGCGGCCCCCGCCTATGCGGAGCCTGCCGCGGCCACGGTCGGAGCCGGCCACGCCGACGACATGCAGCCCGATTTCGACGACAGTATCCCTTTCTAG
- a CDS encoding 30S ribosomal protein S18, translating to MSNGMTKRRRVKRRKACTFCVDKATYVDYKDVMRLRKYITERGKVLPRRVTGNCARHQRVMTVAIKRSREIALMPYFID from the coding sequence ATGAGCAACGGAATGACCAAGCGCCGCCGGGTGAAGCGCCGCAAGGCCTGCACTTTCTGCGTCGACAAGGCCACCTACGTGGACTACAAGGACGTCATGCGCCTTCGGAAGTACATCACCGAGCGCGGCAAGGTCCTGCCGCGGCGTGTGACGGGCAACTGCGCCCGCCACCAGCGGGTGATGACGGTCGCGATCAAGCGTTCCCGCGAGATCGCGCTGATGCCGTACTTCATCGACTAG
- the pheS gene encoding phenylalanine--tRNA ligase subunit alpha codes for MTTPATTSDIRERALAELAGATTGPELDEWNIRYLGRERGELSRLLKSIPTLPPAERKPFGEAINALKRELEEAFSGRLDDVRKLELDRKLIYERIDATLPGRGIPFGYEHLLVSIRDEMIETFALLGFEVAEGPEIEDDWHNFTALNTPEDHPARDAQDTFYLQGGGLLRTQTSSVQIRYMEQHKPPIRIIAPGRVYRRDTITPRHYPIFHQIEGLYVDRDVTFADLKGTLHAFARRTFGEGADVRLRPSFFPFTEPSAELDVRCVFCASQGCRICSYSGWIEQGGCGMVDPAVLKNVGIDPEEYTGFAFGMGYDRTAMLKYEIPDIRLFWESDLRFLAQFSEA; via the coding sequence ATGACGACGCCCGCAACAACATCCGACATCCGGGAACGCGCCCTCGCGGAACTGGCAGGCGCGACCACGGGCCCGGAGCTCGACGAGTGGAACATTCGCTACCTGGGCCGCGAGCGCGGCGAGCTGTCGCGCCTGCTCAAGAGCATCCCGACGTTGCCGCCCGCGGAGCGAAAGCCCTTCGGCGAGGCGATCAACGCGTTGAAGCGCGAACTCGAAGAGGCCTTTTCGGGCCGCCTCGACGACGTGCGCAAGCTGGAACTCGATCGCAAGCTGATTTACGAGCGAATCGACGCGACCCTGCCGGGCCGCGGGATCCCGTTCGGCTACGAGCACCTCCTGGTCAGCATCCGCGACGAGATGATCGAGACCTTCGCGCTGCTCGGGTTCGAGGTGGCCGAGGGGCCGGAGATAGAAGACGACTGGCACAACTTCACCGCCCTCAACACGCCCGAGGATCACCCGGCCCGCGACGCGCAAGACACGTTCTACCTGCAGGGAGGCGGGCTGCTGCGCACGCAGACCTCCTCGGTGCAGATCCGCTACATGGAGCAGCACAAGCCGCCCATCCGCATCATCGCCCCGGGCCGGGTGTACCGCCGCGACACCATCACACCGCGGCACTACCCGATCTTCCACCAGATCGAGGGGCTGTACGTCGACCGCGACGTCACCTTCGCCGACCTCAAGGGAACGCTCCACGCGTTCGCCCGGCGGACCTTCGGCGAGGGTGCCGACGTGCGCCTCAGGCCGAGTTTCTTCCCGTTCACGGAGCCGTCGGCCGAACTCGACGTCCGGTGCGTCTTCTGTGCGAGCCAGGGCTGCCGGATCTGCTCGTACTCGGGCTGGATCGAGCAGGGTGGCTGCGGGATGGTCGATCCGGCCGTGTTGAAGAACGTCGGAATCGACCCGGAGGAGTACACGGGCTTCGCGTTCGGCATGGGCTACGACCGGACGGCGATGCTCAAGTACGAAATCCCCGACATCCGGCTGTTCTGGGAAAGCGACCTGCGCTTCCTGGCGCAATTCTCGGAGGCTTGA
- a CDS encoding phenylalanine--tRNA ligase subunit beta codes for MRLPLEWLLEQFAASREDLSQEAIATCLMAAGFELEAVEYVRPGLETVVTGKLLTADAHPNADRLRVCRTDVGRDQPLQIITAAPNVKAGDIVPVALVGSKLPSGKDIGEAKMRGVDSFGMFCSAVELGLDQQQAQDRALLRNVLAKARPDLAGDEIEKAVDLCFEFVMVLPAGTGLGQPIANVLHLGDAVADVAITANRGDALSVRGLAREMSAHAFHPIKWEELPAPEARPGAAAVVVKLDDPDLCPRYAGQVVRGIEVGPSPDWLSRRLDLAGIRAINNVVDALNFVMLEIGQPMHAFDLAKLRGAVAARRARAGERILTLDEQDRELEEGMLVIADDAGPIAVAGVMGGLASAVSSETTDILLESAYFTPSAVRRTAKKLALASESSYRFERGVDPENTGSALEHAARLVVSLAGGTLDGPQVDARHEGFPAELVVELRPSRADKVLGLDIPEATQVAYLGRLGFEEVPGHAALPAIAFRVPGWRRHDVTREIDLIEEVARIAGYDQVPETLPKLAQPPAIRREVHERLRPILRGAGFSEIVSPPLSGQALQAKVLGGTSHAVSLTNPLSDMGILRLSLLPSLLEVARINFNQGAERIALFEVGRTYRREWGSNTESLQVAALAVGDLARGLWKRAPEVLQADFGWSLGVAESVLGALGLGDLAPVSDAEQPGFHPGRCARFEFEGRILAVFGEIHPLVAERFDLPGSIRTAAVVFYPEIVEAACQARPRRVYKPIPRFPAITRDVALLLDDGMPAGDLVRVAREAGGPLLEEARLFDRYQGPQVPAGKVSLALALRYRSGDRTLTDAEVEAVHQTVVARLRDRFGAEQRV; via the coding sequence ATGCGCTTGCCGCTCGAGTGGCTCCTGGAGCAATTCGCTGCATCTCGTGAAGATCTCTCGCAGGAGGCCATCGCCACCTGCCTGATGGCGGCCGGCTTCGAACTCGAAGCGGTCGAGTACGTCAGGCCGGGCCTGGAAACGGTGGTTACCGGCAAGCTGCTGACGGCCGATGCCCACCCGAATGCCGACCGACTGCGCGTCTGCCGGACGGACGTCGGCCGGGATCAGCCGCTGCAGATCATCACGGCCGCGCCAAACGTGAAGGCCGGCGACATCGTCCCCGTGGCGCTCGTCGGCAGCAAGTTGCCGTCCGGTAAGGACATCGGCGAGGCCAAGATGCGCGGCGTGGATTCGTTCGGCATGTTCTGCTCGGCCGTCGAACTCGGCCTGGACCAGCAGCAGGCCCAGGATCGCGCCCTGCTGCGTAACGTGCTCGCAAAGGCCAGGCCGGATCTGGCCGGAGACGAGATCGAGAAGGCGGTCGACCTGTGCTTCGAGTTCGTGATGGTCCTGCCGGCGGGGACCGGCCTGGGCCAGCCGATCGCCAACGTCCTGCACCTGGGCGACGCGGTGGCCGATGTCGCCATCACCGCCAATCGCGGCGACGCCCTGTCGGTGCGCGGCCTGGCCCGCGAGATGTCGGCCCACGCCTTCCATCCGATCAAGTGGGAGGAGTTGCCGGCCCCGGAAGCGCGGCCCGGCGCGGCCGCCGTCGTCGTGAAGCTGGATGACCCGGATCTGTGCCCGCGCTACGCCGGCCAGGTCGTGCGCGGCATCGAGGTCGGTCCCTCTCCCGACTGGCTCTCGCGCCGCCTGGACCTTGCCGGCATCCGTGCGATCAACAACGTGGTGGACGCGCTCAACTTCGTGATGCTCGAGATCGGGCAACCCATGCACGCATTCGACCTGGCGAAGCTCCGGGGCGCGGTCGCGGCGCGCAGGGCGCGAGCCGGCGAGCGCATCCTCACGCTCGACGAGCAAGATCGCGAGCTGGAAGAAGGCATGCTGGTCATCGCGGACGACGCCGGCCCCATTGCCGTCGCGGGCGTCATGGGCGGGCTGGCGAGCGCGGTTTCCTCTGAGACGACCGACATCTTGCTCGAATCCGCCTACTTCACCCCCTCGGCGGTCCGGCGCACCGCGAAGAAGCTGGCCCTCGCAAGCGAATCGAGCTACCGCTTCGAACGCGGCGTGGATCCGGAGAACACCGGCAGCGCGCTGGAGCACGCGGCGCGCCTGGTCGTCTCGCTCGCCGGCGGCACCCTGGACGGCCCCCAGGTAGACGCGCGCCACGAGGGCTTTCCGGCCGAATTGGTAGTCGAGTTGCGTCCGTCCCGCGCGGACAAGGTGCTGGGCCTGGACATCCCCGAAGCCACGCAGGTGGCCTACCTGGGCAGGCTCGGCTTCGAGGAGGTCCCGGGCCATGCCGCGCTGCCGGCCATCGCGTTCCGCGTGCCGGGCTGGCGCCGCCACGACGTGACCCGGGAGATCGACCTCATCGAGGAAGTGGCCCGCATCGCCGGCTACGACCAGGTTCCCGAGACCCTGCCGAAGCTGGCGCAGCCGCCGGCCATCCGCCGCGAGGTCCACGAGCGGCTGAGGCCGATCCTGCGCGGCGCCGGGTTTTCCGAGATCGTTTCCCCGCCGCTTTCCGGCCAGGCGCTCCAGGCCAAGGTGCTTGGCGGCACGAGCCACGCCGTGAGCCTGACCAACCCGCTCAGCGACATGGGCATCTTGCGCCTGTCATTGCTCCCGAGCCTGCTGGAGGTGGCGCGGATCAACTTCAACCAGGGCGCGGAGCGCATCGCCTTGTTCGAGGTCGGCCGCACCTACCGCCGGGAATGGGGCTCCAACACCGAATCGCTGCAAGTCGCCGCCCTGGCCGTCGGGGACCTGGCCAGGGGCCTTTGGAAGCGGGCGCCGGAAGTCCTCCAGGCCGATTTCGGGTGGTCGCTGGGCGTCGCGGAGTCGGTCCTGGGCGCCCTGGGCCTGGGCGACCTCGCACCGGTGAGCGACGCCGAGCAACCCGGCTTCCACCCGGGGCGCTGCGCGCGTTTCGAGTTCGAAGGCCGAATACTCGCGGTATTCGGGGAGATCCACCCCCTCGTGGCCGAACGATTCGACCTGCCCGGGAGTATCCGCACGGCGGCGGTCGTCTTCTACCCCGAGATCGTCGAGGCCGCATGCCAGGCACGCCCGCGCCGGGTCTACAAGCCGATCCCGCGGTTCCCGGCCATCACGCGCGACGTGGCGTTGCTGCTGGACGATGGTATGCCGGCCGGCGACCTGGTGCGCGTCGCCAGGGAGGCCGGCGGTCCACTCCTCGAGGAGGCGCGGCTCTTCGACCGATACCAGGGGCCGCAGGTGCCGGCGGGCAAGGTCAGCCTGGCGCTTGCCCTGCGGTATCGCAGCGGCGACCGCACGCTGACGGACGCCGAAGTCGAGGCCGTGCACCAGACCGTCGTCGCCAGGCTGCGCGACCGCTTCGGGGCCGAGCAACGCGTGTAG